In Rissa tridactyla isolate bRisTri1 chromosome 8, bRisTri1.patW.cur.20221130, whole genome shotgun sequence, one genomic interval encodes:
- the LOC128913801 gene encoding FRAS1-related extracellular matrix protein 1-like — MLGFHLASALKRDSLWGIFENKRGDIVLLAKPVTLTEGDRVTLTTDVPVATDGTSKPEKLLYAVSLPPVHGQIEHINYPGVPISSYRQLDVVAQKVSDVHDNSHGAGEMAVPNVSSGVKIQRNLEG, encoded by the exons ATGTTGGGATTCCACTTAGCATCGGCCTTGAAGCGGGACTCACTGTGGGGCATATTTGAAAACAAACGAG gtGACATTGTTCTACTCGCCAAACCTGTAACTTTAACAGAGGGTGACAGGGTGACCTTGACGACAGATGTTCCTGTGGCAACAGATGGCACTAGCAAACCCGAGAAGCTGCTGTACGCCGTCTCCCTGCCACCTGTGCATGGTCAGATTGAGCACATCAATTATCCCGGCGTGCCCATTTCCAGTTACCGCCAGTTGGATGTGGTGGCCCAGAAGGTCTCCGACGTCCACGACAATAGCCATGGGGCCG GTGAGATGGCAGTGCCCAATGTAAGCAGTGGtgtaaaaatacagagaaacctGGAAGGATGA